The genomic DNA ACAATCAATTTGTATTTAGATAAAATGATTGATGCTGGTGTAGATTACTGTTTTATGGAAGTGAGTTCTCATGGAATTCATCAAAAAAGAACAGAAGGGTTAACTTTTGCTGGCGGAATTTTTACAAACTTATCTCATGATCATTTAGATTACCACGATACGTTTGCTGAATATAGAGATGTAAAAAAATATTTTTTCGATTCTTTACCAAAAACTGCTTTTGCGCTCACAAATATAGACGATAAGAATGGCGACTTTATGTTGCAAAACACCAAAGCTAAAAAGAAAACCTACGCTTTAAAAACGTTGGCAGATTTTAAGGTTAAGATTTTAGAAAAACAATTATCTGGAACTTTAATTTCTGTGGATGGAACTGAAGTTTGGACAAAGTTAATAGGTGTTTTTAATATTTATAATTTAACTGCAATTATTGCAACTGCAGAATTATTAGGGTTAGAAAAACTAGAAGTTTTAACAATTGTTAGTGCGTTAGAAAGTGTTAGTGGGCGTTTTGAGTATGTAGTTTCAAGTGACGGAGTAACTGCAATTATAGATTATGCACACACGCCAGATGCATTAAAAAATGTATTAGAAACTATTAATGATATTAGAACCAATAATGAAAAAGTAATTACAGTTGTTGGTTGTGGTGGTGATAGAGATAAAAGTAAAAGACCAAAAATGGCACATATTGCTTCACAATTAAGTAATCAAGTAATTTTTACGTCAGACAATCCAAGAACAGAAAACCCACAAACTATTTTAGATGAAATGGAAGTTGGGGTTTCATCAGAAAACTATAAAAAAACATTAACAGTTTTAGAAAGAAGACAAGCAATTAAAACGGCTTGTAAATTTTCTGAAACGGGAGACATTATACTTATTGCCGGAAAAGGACATGAAAATTATCAAGAAATTAATGGCGTTCGTGCTCATTTTGATGATTTAGAAGAAGTGAAGAGTTGTTTCAATCAGTTAAAAAATTAGTAAACATGCTGTATTATTTATTTCAATATTTAGAAAGTCAATTTAGTTTTCCAGGAGCAAGTGTGTTTCAGTTTATCACATTTAGAGCTGCAGCGGCTTTTATTTTCTCTTTACTAATTTCGGCAATTTATGGTAAAAGAATTATCAATTTTTTACAAAAACAGCAGGTTGGTGAGTCTATTAGAGATCTTGGTTTAGAAGGTCAGGTTCAAAAAGCGGGTACGCCAACAATGGGTGGAATTATTGTCATTCTAGCTACCTTAATTCCGGTGCTTTTATTAGCTAAATTAGATAATATTTATGTAGTTATTTTGATAATTACAACCGTTTGGATGGGTTTAATAGGTTTTCTAGATGATTATATTAAAGTATTTAAGAAAGACAAAGCTGGCTTAAAAGGACGGTTTAAAATTCTTGGGCAAGTTGGCTTAGGAATTATTGTAGGTTCTATGTTATATTTTCATGACGATGTAACTATTAAAGAGCAATTACCTATAGAACAACAAGTAATGCAAGATAACGGAAGGACAAAGGTTTTTGGGGAGGTTCATAAATCTACTAAAACAACAGTTCCTTTCTTAAAAGATAATGAATTAGATTATACAAAAGCTTTGAGTTTCTTGGGTGAAGGCTATGAAAAATACGGGTGGATTGTTTTCATCTTTATCGTTGTTTTTATCGTTACAGGAATTTCAAACGGAGCAAATTTAACAGACGGAATTGATGGTTTAGCCGCAGGTTCATCTGCAATTATAGTGATAACACTCGCTGTTTTTGCATGGGTTTCTGGAAATATCATTTTCGCAGATTATTTAGACGTCATGTATATACCTAATTCCGGAGAAATGACCGTTTTTATACTTGCTTTTGCAGGTGCTTTAATTGGGTTTCTTTGGTATAATACCTATCCAGCTCAGGTTTTTATGGGAGATACGGGTAGTTTAACTATTGGAGGAATTATAGCGGTTATAGCAATTGCCATTAGAAAAGAATTGTTGTTGCCAATTTTAGCAGGAATTTTTGTTATCG from Polaribacter sp. ALD11 includes the following:
- the mraY gene encoding phospho-N-acetylmuramoyl-pentapeptide-transferase, encoding MLYYLFQYLESQFSFPGASVFQFITFRAAAAFIFSLLISAIYGKRIINFLQKQQVGESIRDLGLEGQVQKAGTPTMGGIIVILATLIPVLLLAKLDNIYVVILIITTVWMGLIGFLDDYIKVFKKDKAGLKGRFKILGQVGLGIIVGSMLYFHDDVTIKEQLPIEQQVMQDNGRTKVFGEVHKSTKTTVPFLKDNELDYTKALSFLGEGYEKYGWIVFIFIVVFIVTGISNGANLTDGIDGLAAGSSAIIVITLAVFAWVSGNIIFADYLDVMYIPNSGEMTVFILAFAGALIGFLWYNTYPAQVFMGDTGSLTIGGIIAVIAIAIRKELLLPILAGIFVIENLSVIMQVSWFKYTKKKFGEGRRVFRMAPLHHHYQKLSYHESKIVVRFWIIGILLAVFTIVTLKLR
- a CDS encoding UDP-N-acetylmuramoyl-L-alanyl-D-glutamate--2,6-diaminopimelate ligase, which codes for MKNLKDILYKVSINQVFGNTNVDVKSLVFDSRKVEENDVFIAQKGVSVDGHLYIDKAIHLGAIVIICEDFPEEQKAGITYVQVADANVSLAIMASNFYDNPSSKIPLVGVTGTNGKTTIASLLYQLFKKAGYKVGLLSTVKVMVDETEFKATHTTPDSVTINLYLDKMIDAGVDYCFMEVSSHGIHQKRTEGLTFAGGIFTNLSHDHLDYHDTFAEYRDVKKYFFDSLPKTAFALTNIDDKNGDFMLQNTKAKKKTYALKTLADFKVKILEKQLSGTLISVDGTEVWTKLIGVFNIYNLTAIIATAELLGLEKLEVLTIVSALESVSGRFEYVVSSDGVTAIIDYAHTPDALKNVLETINDIRTNNEKVITVVGCGGDRDKSKRPKMAHIASQLSNQVIFTSDNPRTENPQTILDEMEVGVSSENYKKTLTVLERRQAIKTACKFSETGDIILIAGKGHENYQEINGVRAHFDDLEEVKSCFNQLKN